A region of Pleionea litopenaei DNA encodes the following proteins:
- a CDS encoding amidohydrolase, whose product MRLSTLAFALLSVSCITLAASPTKPFADRIYVGGDIITVNDSDLTAEALAIKNGRILAVGKESELMKLRDDKTKIVDLDGKTMIPGFIDGHGHVFTTGIQALSANLLSDPDGNVNSIASLQEELRTWVAKPENGNHGIILGFGYDDSQLKEQRHPTRQELDEVSKDLPVLIIHQSGHLATLNTKALELAGLTTESTDPDGGKIRRESDGKTPNGVLEETAFFGTLLPLFAKLNAKENEVIFKAGMELYASFGYTTAQEGRASTSAVKTMYNLAQEEKLPIDVAAYPDIQVAQEVISPPYYSSEYSNGFRVAGAKLNLDGSPQGKTAWLTEPYLVPPVGQEKGYKGYPSMSDEKAAEYIELAQRNGWQLLTHVNGDAAIDQLLNGIEASEKKHGVPDRGFIAIHAQTARKDQVEQFKRLGVFPSFFPMHTFYWGDWHMNSVLGKDRAENISPTGWARDLGMIYTSHHDSPVALPNSMRVYSATVNRVSRTGHVLGPQQRVSALDGLKSQTLWAATQYKEEKSKGSLEVGKLADLVILSDNPLTAKPEALADIKVLETIKEGLTIYSIDQQVALGSCISTKRCQEIATTAMISAGLLHHSH is encoded by the coding sequence ATGAGGCTCTCAACTTTGGCATTCGCTTTACTATCTGTCAGTTGTATCACTTTGGCTGCAAGCCCAACAAAACCTTTTGCGGATAGAATCTATGTTGGCGGAGATATTATTACGGTCAACGACTCTGACCTTACCGCTGAAGCTTTAGCGATTAAAAATGGTCGAATTTTAGCGGTTGGTAAAGAATCAGAACTGATGAAGTTACGAGATGATAAGACAAAAATTGTTGATTTAGATGGAAAAACCATGATCCCGGGCTTCATTGATGGCCATGGACATGTTTTTACCACTGGCATTCAAGCTTTATCTGCGAACTTACTTTCCGATCCTGATGGTAATGTAAATAGTATTGCGTCGCTGCAAGAAGAACTAAGAACTTGGGTGGCGAAGCCAGAAAACGGCAATCATGGAATCATCCTGGGGTTTGGTTATGATGACTCACAGCTAAAAGAGCAAAGGCATCCTACTCGCCAAGAATTGGATGAAGTATCTAAAGACCTTCCGGTACTTATTATTCATCAGTCAGGTCACTTAGCAACTTTGAACACTAAAGCATTGGAGTTGGCAGGTTTGACGACAGAGAGCACCGATCCTGATGGCGGTAAGATTCGTCGTGAGAGTGATGGGAAAACACCTAATGGTGTGCTGGAAGAAACTGCTTTCTTTGGGACCTTGCTACCGCTATTTGCCAAACTCAACGCCAAAGAGAATGAAGTCATTTTTAAAGCGGGTATGGAGCTTTACGCGAGTTTTGGATATACCACTGCTCAGGAAGGTCGAGCTTCGACTTCAGCAGTGAAAACCATGTACAACTTAGCTCAAGAGGAAAAACTCCCTATCGATGTGGCCGCGTATCCTGATATTCAAGTGGCTCAAGAGGTTATCTCTCCTCCGTATTACTCAAGCGAGTATTCTAATGGATTCCGCGTCGCTGGGGCTAAGCTTAATCTTGATGGTTCTCCTCAGGGCAAAACAGCTTGGCTAACGGAACCTTATCTTGTTCCACCGGTTGGTCAAGAGAAAGGCTACAAAGGTTACCCGAGTATGAGTGATGAAAAAGCCGCCGAGTATATTGAGTTAGCACAACGTAATGGCTGGCAACTGTTAACCCATGTCAACGGTGATGCGGCAATTGATCAATTGCTTAATGGGATTGAAGCGAGTGAGAAAAAACACGGTGTACCAGACCGAGGTTTTATCGCAATACATGCGCAGACCGCTCGTAAAGATCAAGTAGAGCAATTTAAGCGCTTGGGCGTTTTTCCGTCGTTTTTCCCAATGCACACTTTCTATTGGGGTGATTGGCACATGAATTCCGTTTTAGGCAAAGATCGAGCAGAGAATATATCACCAACCGGCTGGGCTCGAGATTTAGGCATGATTTATACCTCTCACCATGATTCTCCTGTGGCTCTGCCTAACTCAATGCGTGTTTATTCCGCGACCGTTAACCGCGTAAGTCGTACTGGTCATGTTTTGGGGCCACAACAACGTGTGTCGGCGCTGGACGGATTAAAATCGCAAACATTATGGGCGGCCACTCAATACAAAGAAGAGAAAAGCAAAGGTTCACTGGAAGTAGGTAAACTCGCTGACTTGGTTATTTTGTCTGATAACCCGCTCACGGCAAAACCTGAAGCACTGGCCGATATCAAAGTCTTAGAAACGATAAAAGAAGGGCTAACGATATACTCAATTGATCAACAAGTCGCATTAGGCAGCTGTATAAGCACCAAACGATGTCAGGAAATCGCAACTACAGCTATGATTTCCGCAGGGCTATTGCATCACTCACATTGA